The following proteins are co-located in the Candidatus Desulfatibia profunda genome:
- the speE gene encoding polyamine aminopropyltransferase, whose protein sequence is MDTSQYLSTNSKAGLWINDIHKNMVALGFKVEKTLFSGRSKFQQVDVVQTAGHGAMLLNDGIVQLSERDEFIYHEMIAHVPFFVHPAPQRVLVIGGGDGGTVREILKHRSITRVVMVEIDEMVVQASRRYLPSVSCALDDPRLELRIEDGIKFVNHTDERFDVVIVDSTDPIGVAQPLFNQEFYQQVAAVLAADGIMITQAESPFYDHDIQHTMFMNQRPFFKKLHIYLFCSLTYPGGCWGFGYASKGLCPLKDFDPGRVEKAGIATRYYNAGIHRAAFMLPTFVQENLARVIDPFSW, encoded by the coding sequence ATGGATACGAGTCAATACTTGAGCACGAATAGCAAAGCCGGCCTCTGGATAAACGATATCCACAAAAACATGGTGGCGTTGGGCTTTAAAGTTGAAAAGACGCTCTTTTCAGGCCGGAGCAAGTTCCAGCAGGTCGATGTGGTCCAAACCGCCGGCCACGGCGCCATGCTCCTTAATGACGGTATTGTCCAGCTTTCTGAAAGGGATGAGTTCATCTACCATGAAATGATCGCTCACGTACCCTTTTTCGTGCATCCTGCCCCCCAGCGGGTGCTTGTCATCGGCGGCGGAGACGGCGGCACGGTCCGGGAAATTCTCAAACACCGGTCGATCACCCGGGTCGTTATGGTAGAAATAGATGAAATGGTGGTCCAGGCTAGCCGCCGGTATCTGCCTTCGGTGAGCTGCGCTTTGGATGATCCGCGCCTTGAACTGCGCATCGAAGACGGGATCAAGTTTGTAAACCATACCGACGAGCGCTTCGACGTAGTTATCGTCGATTCCACCGATCCGATCGGTGTGGCGCAACCGCTGTTTAATCAGGAATTTTATCAACAGGTTGCCGCCGTACTCGCAGCGGACGGCATCATGATTACCCAGGCTGAATCGCCATTTTACGATCACGACATCCAGCATACCATGTTTATGAACCAGCGGCCGTTTTTTAAAAAACTTCATATCTACCTGTTTTGCAGCTTAACTTACCCGGGCGGCTGCTGGGGTTTCGGATACGCCTCTAAGGGACTGTGTCCACTCAAGGATTTTGATCCCGGCCGGGTTGAGAAAGCAGGGATTGCAACCCGATATTACAACGCCGGGATTCACCGGGCCGCTTTTATGCTGCCGACTTTCGTGCAGGAAAATCTCGCCCGGGTGATAGATCCCTTTTCCTGGTAG
- a CDS encoding HD domain-containing protein encodes MLENVRRIAERFFEGARGSHDWDHTLRVFRLCSRIGAKEGVNMSVLLVAAYLHDIGRCYQDASSGAVCHAEKGAEMAIPIVSALPLSEKQKQNVVHCVKSHRFRGNHEPRTAEARVLFDADKLDAIGAVGVGRAFLFAGEVGARLHSSEIDVEKAPPYSKDDTGYREYKVKLSKIRDRILTQTGKKLANERHDFMEQFFKRFIKEYGGER; translated from the coding sequence ATGCTGGAAAACGTCCGCAGAATTGCAGAACGGTTTTTCGAAGGGGCCCGGGGCAGTCACGACTGGGATCATACGCTACGGGTGTTCCGGTTGTGCAGTCGCATCGGAGCTAAAGAAGGTGTTAACATGTCTGTATTGCTGGTTGCGGCTTATCTGCACGACATTGGCCGATGCTACCAGGATGCTTCCAGCGGCGCCGTATGCCACGCCGAAAAAGGCGCCGAAATGGCGATACCCATTGTGTCGGCACTCCCGCTTTCGGAAAAGCAAAAACAAAACGTTGTTCATTGTGTGAAATCCCATCGGTTCCGGGGAAACCATGAGCCCCGGACAGCCGAAGCAAGGGTCCTGTTTGATGCCGATAAGCTCGATGCCATCGGTGCGGTCGGAGTTGGCAGGGCGTTTCTCTTTGCCGGGGAAGTGGGGGCTCGGTTGCACAGTTCTGAAATAGATGTTGAAAAAGCACCGCCCTATTCAAAAGATGATACCGGCTACCGGGAATATAAGGTAAAACTTAGCAAAATCCGGGATCGAATTTTGACACAAACAGGCAAAAAATTGGCCAATGAGCGCCATGATTTTATGGAGCAGTTCTTTAAACGATTTATCAAAGAATATGGAGGGGAAAGGTAG
- a CDS encoding IMP cyclohydrolase, translating to MTEDLKKMYRTIMDDHFPPKMEISFVDQIKRQTLFYEKVSWIIDGLRKGLRYGENPGQEAALYKLVNGNLVLGNAETIQPGQYLASDIELLQSGKHPGKTNLTDADNSLNILRYFVDKPTVVIVKHNNPCGVARADTLEQAYIKANMADRVAAFGGCIALNRAVDKATAQAVANQYAEVVVAPDFEEGVMAIFEKKKNLRVIRIGNMDRLQNFVGQRCVEFKSLIDGGQIVQWSFVPASRTPADLKIAECQYKGKTYRVNREPTDQEYDNLLFGWLVESGITSNSVIYVKDEVTVGIGTGEQDRVGVAEIARDKAYRKLADRYCFETHGISYNDMKDNDKKAEIDKKVAAEKGGLIGASMVSDAFFPFRDGIDVGLREGISSVIQPGGSENDYQSIEACNEVGATMVYTGQRSFKH from the coding sequence ATGACTGAAGATTTGAAGAAAATGTATCGGACCATCATGGACGACCACTTCCCGCCCAAGATGGAGATTAGCTTCGTGGACCAGATTAAGCGACAGACCCTTTTCTATGAAAAAGTGTCCTGGATCATCGACGGCCTCCGGAAAGGATTGCGCTACGGTGAAAACCCCGGCCAGGAAGCGGCCCTCTACAAGCTGGTCAACGGCAATCTGGTGCTGGGGAATGCCGAAACGATTCAGCCGGGCCAGTATCTGGCATCAGACATCGAGCTGCTGCAGTCCGGCAAACACCCCGGCAAAACCAATTTGACCGATGCAGACAACTCCCTGAACATTCTGAGGTACTTCGTGGACAAACCCACGGTGGTCATCGTCAAGCACAACAACCCCTGCGGCGTCGCCCGGGCCGACACCCTGGAACAAGCCTATATCAAGGCCAATATGGCCGACCGGGTGGCGGCCTTCGGCGGATGCATCGCTTTGAACCGGGCGGTTGACAAGGCAACGGCCCAAGCCGTTGCCAATCAATATGCCGAAGTTGTGGTCGCTCCCGATTTTGAAGAAGGCGTCATGGCTATTTTTGAAAAGAAAAAAAACTTAAGGGTCATCCGTATCGGCAACATGGATCGACTCCAGAACTTTGTCGGCCAGCGATGCGTGGAATTCAAGAGCCTGATCGACGGCGGCCAGATCGTGCAGTGGTCTTTTGTGCCGGCTTCGCGCACCCCGGCGGATCTCAAAATTGCCGAATGCCAATACAAGGGTAAAACATACCGGGTCAATCGGGAACCCACGGATCAGGAATATGACAATCTGCTCTTCGGCTGGCTGGTCGAATCGGGAATTACATCCAATTCAGTCATTTATGTAAAAGACGAGGTGACCGTAGGTATCGGAACCGGCGAGCAGGACCGGGTCGGTGTGGCTGAGATTGCAAGGGATAAGGCTTACCGGAAGCTTGCAGACCGTTATTGCTTTGAAACCCACGGCATTTCTTACAACGATATGAAAGACAACGATAAAAAAGCCGAAATCGACAAAAAGGTGGCTGCTGAAAAAGGCGGCCTGATCGGCGCATCCATGGTCAGCGATGCATTTTTCCCCTTCAGGGACGGCATAGATGTCGGGCTCAGAGAAGGTATTTCCTCCGTGATCCAGCCCGGCGGGTCTGAAAACGACTACCAGTCCATCGAAGCCTGCAACGAAGTTGGCGCTACCATGGTATATACGGGACAAAGAAGCTTCAAGCACTAG